The DNA segment GGTGCACGACCCGTGCGCGGTGGCGTATGTGATCGACCCGGACGTCATGACCGTGCGCAAGGCCCCGGTGGACATCGAGCTGCGCGGTGCGCTGACGGTCGGGATGACCGTGACGGACTTCCGTGCGCCCGCCCCGGAGGACTGCACCACCCAGGTCGCGGTGAAGCTCGACCACGAGCGGTTCTGGAACCTCGTCGTGGACGCGCTCGAGCGGATCGGCGACATCGAGGCATGAACGTTTCCACCACTCAGCGCCCCGTAGCGGCGACCGGCGGCGGCTCCGGCGTCCGGATCGGTGTCCTGGTCACGGCGCTGCTCGCGGCGTGCTTCGCCTTCCAGCTCAACGCGAGCATGCTCAGCCCCGCGCTCAAGAACATCGAGGACACCCTCGGCGCCAGCTCCGCGGAGATCGGCCTCACCCAAACCGCGTTCTTCACCTCGGCGGCGCTGTTCTCGCTGTTCCTCCCGCGGCTGGGCGATGTCGTCGGCCGCCGCCGGGTGCTGGCCGGGATGCTCGCCCTGATGGTCGTGGGATGTGTGGTCGCCGCGCTGGCGACCAGCGTGCCGGTGCTGTTCGCCGGCCGTGTCATCCAGGGCGTCTGCGGCCCGGTCGTCCCGTTGTGCCTGATCATGCTGCGGGTCGAGGTGAAGGAACCCAAGCGGTACGGCACCCTGCTCGGCGTGATCACCGCCGTCAACGGCGGTATCGCCGGTGTCGACTCCCTCGCGGGCGGCTACCTCGCCGACCGCCACGGCTTCGGTTCGGTCTTCTGGGCGATGGCGGTCGTCGCGGCCCTGGCCGCCGTGCTGGTCGCCACCCTGACCCCCGAGTCGAAGGCGCCGACAGCGACCCGGATGGACTGGCCCGGGGTCGCGCTGCTGGTCGTCTCGGTGGGCTCGCTGCTGATCGCGCTCAACGAGGCGGGCAAGCTGGCCGCCGCGAACTGGCCGCTGATCGCCGTTCTCCTCGTCCTGTCCGCGGCCGCCTTCGCGCTGTTCTGGCGGACCGAGGACCGCAGCGGGCACCCCCTGGTCGCCACCCGGCACCTCAAGCAGCGCGCGACGTGGGCGACGCTGCTGACCACCGTGCTCACCATGACCGGCGTGTTCGCCGTCATGAACGGGCTGATCCCGGCGTTCGCCCAGGACGCCCAGGCCGGGCTGGGGATGAGCGCCGAGGCCTCCGCGTGGTGGACGCTGTCCCCGTACGCGCTCGCCGGGCTCGCCATGGGCCCGCTGGCCGGACGCCTCGCCGCCACCTTCGGCTACGGCCGCGTCCTGCGGTGCGGCCTGGTCGGGTCGGTGGCCACCGTCGTGCTGATGCTGCTCACGATGCACAGCCACGCACGGATCCTGCTGCTGGTGACGTCCGTCCTGGTGGGCATCGCCTACGCGGGCGTGGCGAACATCGTCCTCAACGGGCTGGGCATCGTCCTCTCCCCCGCCGAGAACCCGGGCTTCCTGCCCGGCCTCAACGCGGGCGCGTTCAACCTCGGCGCGGGCCTCAGCTTCGCCGTCCTGTACGCGGTCAAGACCGCCGCCACCCCGGCGGACCCGTCGTCGGCCGGCGGCTACACCGCCGGAATGATCGCGGGCGTGGTCATCCTCGCCGCGGCCATCGCGACGTCCTTCCTGATCCCGAAGCCGGTGGCGGCCGAAGCCCAGGACTGAGGCACACACCGCCGCTTCGTGCCGCACGCCCCGGCGCTACGGGGCACGCACCCCGCCGCCCGCCGCCGGATGTCCCCGGTCGGCGGGCGGCGGGGTGCCGGCGTCCGTACGGGCGGGGTCCGAGGGCGTGCGGGAGCGGCGCGTCGCGGCGGATCGCTCCGGCGTCGCGTACGGGCGGGATCCGACGGCCTGCGGGCCCGCCGAGTCGGAGCGGATCAGTCCGGCGTCGCGTCGACCGTCCCGCGCAGGAGGGCTCCGAGGCCGCCGGAGGGTGCGCGCTCGGGGTCACGGACCACCACGATGTCGGCGCCGGTCGCGGCCGCCGACCGCACCAGGGCGTCGTCCGCCCGCGCGACGGCCGGCCGCTCCTCCCCCAGGTACGTCAACTCCGTTCCGCGTACGGCGAGTTGGTCGGCGTCCGCGCCCACCCAGACCTGCCGGGCGATGTCCGCGCCGTGCGGGCTGACCAGCAGGGTGTCGATCCGGTGCTCCCGCGCCGCCTCGACCAGCGCGGGGATGCCGGCCGCGGCATGCGGGGCGCTCTTGTTCCCGGGCCCGGCACCCGTGCGGAAGCGGTCGGTCACCTGCGCGATGTGTTCGCGTTCCTGGACCGCTCTGACCTGGGCGATGTCCCGGTCGACCAGCGCGCTCTCGGCGCCCGGCGCACGGCCTCCGTGGGTGCTCTCGCAGGTGAGGGCGCGCAGCGGTTCGGGCAGCTTGTCGTGCACCAGGTGGCGGTCCCGCTCCTCCCCGACCAGGACGACGGCCTCGGCGCCGCTCCGCTCGAACGCCGCGCGCACCGCGTCGGCGATCTCCCCGGCGTTGTGCTCCCAGGAGTTCGCCGGGTCGGTCCGGAAGTGCCGTTCGGAGGAGCCGTCCGCGGAGGCGCGGGGGAAGGTCCGCCCGGCGCCGTCGGCGCCGCCCCGCTCGCCCAGCAGGGCGAAGTCCGCTCCGTTCCGGTCGAGGCGGACCACCAGGCAGACGGGGTCGTCGCCGATCGCCGCCAGCAACGGGGTGACCCGGGGCACCGGCCCCCAGGCGGCGAACGGCATGGCCGGGGGCCCGGGAAGCGGGGTGTCGAGCACGATCGCGCCATGGGCGGCGAACAGCACCCTCCCGGCGTGCGCCCCGGTGTCGCCTTCCCGCCGCGTGAGCAGCGCCTCGTGCACCGCGCCGCAGGTGGCCTCGTCCGCGCCGAGCGCGAACAGCTGCGCGGTGGTGGCACTCGCCGTCAGCTCCTGCTGCTTCGCCGTGTCCTCGCTGCTCTGCGGGACGGTGGCGTAGACGGATGCCCAGGGGCCGGGCCGATCGATGACCGGTTTCAGGAGCGAGAGTCGCATGGCGCTGCCTCCTTGGCTTCCTCGGATTCCGCGGATTCTCCGGTGGTGCGGTGGACTGTCATCGTGAGCGGCTGTGTGTCGTCGGTATGTCGTTATCCGGTGGGTGCCTTACGAATTCCCGTTCCCGAAAGCCGTATGCATGGCGGGCATATGCATCTGCGGTCACGTTCCGCTCATGCGCGGATGATTTCGGTGTGCGCGGCGGAAACGGGGCTGCCGGGTTGTTAGGGCCGGTGGACCAGGGAAACTGGGAGTAATGCGTCGGGTCTGTACGACTCGTAGAGCCGGAGGCACCCATGGTCATGGAACACGGCACGGACAAGACCGGCCCCGCCCGGGACGACGTGATGAAACGGCAACTGCGGGGGCAGCTGACGGCCGAGCGCTCCCTGCGGACCGACGAGGAGCACGAACTCCAGCCGGCGGGAGAGGACCAGCCGGTGGCGGCGTGGTCCCCCGAGAGCGACTTCAGGGGCGGCACGCCGAGCGGGATGTCCGAACGGGACGTCGGGCTGCGCTCCGAACTCGCCCAGCACCTCGGGCGCAGCCTGTACCCGGCCGACAAGAACGCGATCATCGAGACCCTCCGGCGGAACAACGCACCGGACCGGCTGGTGGCGATGGCCGAGCGGCTGCCCGCGCACGAGCGGTTCGGGAACGTGCAGAGCATCGCGGAGGCCGTGGGCATCGCCACGGAACACCGGCGCGCCTGAGACCGCGCCGGCGTCGCCCACTGACGCTGCCGCGCGACGCCAGGAGGCGGACAATTGGTCGTACAGGCACCTGCCGCACCCGGCGGCCGGGCCTGCGACGGGGAAGAGGGAGGCGGTTATGTCCGACGACGCGATGGGCGACGAGGTCTATCAGCCTCCCCGGTCCGATCCCCAGGACAACCCCAACGACCTCGACATGGAGGACGCCCTGGACGAGCCGGATCTCGACGAGACGCTGGACACGGGCTACTCGCCCCCGGAGCGGCCCTTCGTGGTCAACCACGACGGGACCACCGCGCGCGAGCTGCACGACCGCGAGACGCTCGATCACCGGCTGGCCGTGGAGGTACCGGACGTCTGCGCCCCCGACGGCGACGGCATCGGCGACCTGCCCGGCGGGGTGGGGGAACCCACCGACCTCGAATGCGGCGAGGAGCGGGCCGGCCGGCTCGTGGGATCCGATGAGGGATTCTGGCGCGGCGGCAGCAATGACATCGCCGCCCGCGACGTCGGTATCGACGGCGGCGCCGCGTCGGCGGAAGAGGCGGCGGTGCATATCGCGCGGGACAATGCGGGGGACGGGGACCGGGAGGTATAGCGGCGGGCACGCGGGGCGCCCGGGAGGGGATTTCCTGCCGGAATTCTTCGGGCGGGGCGGGGATTTTCCTGTGGGGTGGACATGCGGGGTGCGCACCGCCGCGACGGAACCTTTCCCGGGGGAATCGTCTGCATGCCACGGGGCAGGGCCCGCACACGCCCGGTGACTGCCCGGTTGGGTGAGTAACCGGCCCGCCGAGGGGCACACGGAGCCCGGGCGAGCGAGCTTGGAGGCAAGCACCGGCCGGCCGCCCGCGCCGGGCCGCGAGCCCCCGTCCGGACCCGCGCCCGAGCAGTGTCCCTCGACCGCAGGAGTTCACGTGAAGCGACGTCGTCCTCGGATCGTGATCGTCGGAGCCGGCTTCGCCGGCTTCGAATGCGCCCGCACGCTCTCCCGGCTGGCCAAGGGAGCCGCCGAGATCGTGCTGCTCAACCCGCACGACTACTTTCTGTACGTACCGCTGCTGCCGGAAGTGGCGGCGGGGCTCCTGGAACCCCGCCGGGTCGCGGTGTCGCTCACCGGGAGTCTGCCCGGCACCCGGCTCGTCCTCGGGCAGGCCCACGGCGTGGACCTCGACGCCCGCCGGGTGCACTACACCGACCCCGAGGACGAGGAGGGATCCCTCTCCTACGACCGGCTGGTCCTGACCGTCGGCAGCGTCAACAAGCTGCTGCCCGTCCCCGGCGTCGCCGAGCACGCCCACGGCTTCCGCGGAATGCCCGAGGCGCTGTACCTGCGCGACCACATCACCCGTCAGATCGAGCTGGCCGGGGCGGCCGGGGATCCCGCCGAACGGTCCGCCAGGACCACGTTCGTGGTGGTCGGCGCCGGCTACACCGGAACCGAAGTCGCCGCCCACGGCGTGCTGTTCACCGACGCCCTGGCCAAGCAGAACGTGGGCCTGCGGGACGGTCCGCGCCCCCGCTGGCTGCTGGTGGACGTCGCCGACCGGCTGCTGCCCGGACTCGACGAGCGGCTCTCGCACAGCGCGGACCGGGTGCTGCGCTCCCGGGGCGTCGACGTCCGCACCCGCACCTCCGTCAAGGAAGCGACCTCGGACGGTGTGCTGCTCGACGACGGCGAGTTCGTCCCCAGCCGCTCGCTGGTGTGGTGCGTGGGCGTACGGCCCGACCCGCTGGTCGACTCGCTGGGGCTGCCCACCGACAAGGGGCGGCTGTGCGTCGACGAGTTCCTGGGCGTGCCCGGCCGTCCCGAGGTGTTCGCCTGCGGTGACGCCGCGGCCGTGCCGGACCTGACCCGCCCCGGCGAGGTGACCCCGATGACCGCCCAGCACGCGCAGCGGCAGGGCAAGGCGGCGGCACTCAATGTGGCGGCCTCCTGCGGCCAGGGCGCACGGCGCGCCTACGAGCACCGGGACTTGGGCTTCATGGTCGACCTGGGCGGCGTGCAGGCCGCGGCCAACCCCTTCCACATCCCGCTCTCCGGCCCGCTCGCCGGCGCCCTGACCCGCGGCTACCACCTCCTGGCGATGCCGGGGAACCGCATCCAGGTGGCCGCCGACTGGATCCTGGGCGCGGTGCTGCCGCGGCAGGGCGTCCACCTGGGGCTGGTCAGCTCCTGGTCGGTGCCGCTGGACACCGCGTCACCCGAGGTGCCCCGCCTGCCGGGCGGCAAGACGGGCAGGTCGTAGGCGTACTCGTCGTCGACGCCATAGGCACAAGAACCCCGCGAAAGCCCCGCTGCGGCCGTGGTGCGCCTACTGCACGCGTTCCGGTTCGCCTTCCTCCTCCTCGGGGAGCCACACATCGCTCACCGCGATATTGACCTCCACGACCTGGAGGCCGGTCATCGTCTCGACCGCGGAGATGACGTTCTGCCGCACGCCCCTGCCCACGTCGGGGATGACCTCGCCGTAGTCGACGACGAGATCCAGATCGACCGCGGCCTGCTTCTCGCCGACCTCGACCTTCACGCCGTGCGTGGTGGTCGTGCCCCCGCCGGGTACGCGTTTGCGCAGGGCGCCCACCGATCTCGAAAACCCGCTGCCGAGCGCGTGGACCCCTTCCGATTCCGTGGCTGCCAGGAAGGCGATCTTCGCCACCACTCCGTCGGCGATGGTCGTGCGCCCCAGGTTCCCGGTGTTCCGCGACCCACGCTCTGCGAACTCGGTCATCGCGCCTCACCTCTTTGCTCCGTCGAGGGGAAGTCTTCGGACCCTCTCTTCACGCTATGGCCGTACGGGTGACGCTGCCTCCCGGAGCGGGGCGGGACCGGGCCCGGAGCGGGGCGTGCGGGACGGGGTCGGGACCCGAACCGGCACGTCCCCCTCCCTTTGCCGTTCCGGCAACGAAACTTGCCCTTCCGCACCGCCCCGCCGGACTCTCCTCCCCAGGGGCACGACGCGGCGGCGACACCGCCGGTGCCCCAGGTGCACCGACGCACCGGACCGCCATCCAGCCACCGGGAGGACCCGCCGATGCCCCACGACAGCACCATCCCCGACCACGCGTACTGGGACGCCCGCTACACGGAGAGCGACCGGATGTGGAGCGGGCGCCCCAACGCACCGCTGGTCCGTGAGACCGCCGGCCTGATCCCGGGCACTGCACTCGACCTGGGCTGCGGCGAGGGAGCCGACGCCGTCTGGCTCGCCGAACAGGGCTGGCACGTCACCGCCGTCGACGTCTCCCGTGTCGCCCTCGACCGCGCGGCACGGCATGCGCGGGAGACGGCGGCGGACGCGGCGCACCGCATCGACTGGCAGTGGTGCGACCTCGCCTCCTCGTTCCCCGCGGGCAGCTTCGACCTCGTCTCCGCCCACTTCCTGCACTCCCCGAGCGACATGCCGCGCGACGAGATCCTGCGGAAGGCCGCCTCGGCGGTGGCACCCGGCGGGATCCTCCTCGTCGTCGGTCACGCGGCGGCCCCGACCCAGGACCACGGCCCGCACCCCGACCTGCACTTCCCCACGCCGGACGAGGTCCTCGCGGCTCTCGGTCTCCCGGACGGGGAGTGGGAGGTCCTGCGCAACGAGGAGCACCAGCAGGCCATGACCGGCCCGGACGGCCGGCCGGGCACCCGCACCGACAACACCCTGAAGCTGCGCCGCGTCCCGGCCTGACGCCGCGGTGCCGGGGCCGGTGCGCGGCCCCGGCGCCCCGTCAGGCCCGACCGGTCCCGACACGCTTCGTGCGGGGCGGCGTTCAGCGGGCCAGCAGCAGCGCGTTCAGGAGCACCAGGGCCGTCAGCAGGGCCAGCGCGGCCACCAGGACACGGCGCCGGAGGGCGTCATAGCGCTGCTGGTACTCGCGGCGGAGCTGGAGGGCGCGGGTGGCGACGCGGGCGACGGACTGCCGGGAGAGGTCGAGCTGCCGGCGGGCCAAGAGGGCCACCAGCTCGTCGCGTTGGGCGGTCGTGGGCCAGTCGAGGGCGTCGACGAGGGCTTCGGCGTCGGTGCGGGCGCGGTCGGTCTCCGCCTGCCACAGCAGGTATCCCTCCATTCTGGCGATACCCGCCTGGACGGTGCGGCGGTCCGGGGCCCGGCCGTCCCGGGACCGGCCGCCGGGCGGGCGGCCGTCCGGCGATGGACGGTCCGGCGTGCGGCTGTCGGTCATGGCGCGGTCCGCTCAGCGCGGCCCGTCCCCCGGCGGTCGGCCGGTGCCGCGGGGTTCGCCGGGGCGGAGCGCGGCGCGGCGCGCGGCCTTTCTGGCGTTCTCCAGGGCGGCGACATCGGGGTGGTGCAGGTCGAAGGCGGGTGACTCGGAGCGGATCCGGGGCAGCGTGGTGAAGTTGTGCCGCGGCGGCGGGCACGAGGTGGCCCACTCCAGGGAGCGTCCGTAGCCCCAGGGGTCGTCGAGGGTCTCCTTCTTCCCGTACTTGGCCGTCTTCCAGACGTTGTAGAGGAACGGCAGCACCGAAAGACCCAGCAGGAACGAGCCGATGCTGGAGATCGTGTTCAGCGTGGTGAAGCCGTCGGACGCCAGATAGTCCGCGTAACGGCGGGGCATGCCTTCGACGCCGAGCCAGTGCTGGATGAGGAAGGTGAGGTGGAATCCGATGAACAGGGTCCAGAAGTGGATTTTGCCGAGACGCTCGTCGAGCATTCTCCCGGAGAACTTGGGCCACCAGAAGTAGAACCCGGCGAACATCGCGAAGACCACGGTGCCGAACACGGTGTAGTGGAAGTGGGCGACGACGAAGTACGAGTCGGAGACGTGGAAGTCCATCGGCGGTGAGGCCAGCAGGACACCGGTCAGTCCGCCGAAGAGAAAGGTCACCAGGAATCCGATCGCCCACAGCATCGGGGTTTCGAAGGACAGCGATCCGTGCCACATCGTGCCGATCCAGTTGAAGAACTTCACGCCCGTCGGGACCGCGATGAGGAAGGACATGAAGGAGAAGAACGGGAGGAGCACCGCGCCGGTCACGAACATGTGGTGCGCCCAGACGGTGACCGAGAGCCCCGCGATGGAGATCGTCGCCGCGACGAGCCCGATGTAGCCGAAGATGGGCTTTCGGCTGAAGACGGGGAAGATCTCGGTGACGATGCCGAAGAACGGCAGCGCGATGATGTACACCTCGGGGTGGCCGAAGAACCAGAAGAGGTGCTGCCACAGCAGCGCTCCGCCGTTCGCGGCGTCGAAGACCTGCGCCCCGAACTTCCGGTCCGCCTCCAGCACCAGCAGCGCGGCGGCCAGCACGGGAAAGGCGAGCAGCACGAGCACGGCCGTCAGCAGGATGTTCCAGGTGAAGATCGGCATCCGGAACATCGTCATGCCGGGCGCCCGCATACAGATGATGGTCGTGATGAAGTTGACCGAGCCCAGAATGGTGCCGAAACCGGAGAAGGCCAGGCCCATCACCCACAGATCGCCGCCGGTGCCGGGGCTGCGGAGGGGGCCGGACAGCGGGGTGTAGGCGGTCCAGCCGAAGTCGGCGGCCCCGGCGGGGGTGATGAAGGCGCTCAGGGCGATCAGGGAGCCGAACAGGTAGAGCCAGTAGGCGAACATGTTGAGCCGGGGGAAGGCCACATCGGGTGCGCCGATCTGCAACGGCATGATCCAGTTCGCGAAACCGGCGAACAGCGGCGTCGCGAAGATCAGCAGCATGATGGTGCCGTGCATCGTGAACGCCTGATTGAACTGCTCGTTCGAGAGGATCTGCAGTCCCGGGCGGGCGAGTTCGGCGCGAATGGCGAGCGCCAGCACTCCGCCGACCATGAAGAACGCGAACGACGTGCCCAGATAGAGCGTGCCGATGGTTTTGTGGTCGGTGGTCGTCAGCCAGTCCACCACCACCCGTCCGGCATTCCGTCGCCGCCTGGCCGGTCGGGGCGATTCCGTCTGCTGAACGGCTGTCACGGTCCGGACTCCTCCTCGCGCGCTGACCCCCTCAACCGGGCCGACGGTACCGATACCGCCGAAAACGCCGGGGAGGCTCGCCGCCGCGCCGCATCAGTCACATCAAGGGCGCGGGGCGAGCCGGAAATCCGGCCGGGCCGGTCCTCGCGTCACAGGAGTTCGAGGGGCTGCTTACCGGACGGGGGCGGGAACGCGTCGTCGAGGAAGCGGAGGTCGTCATCGGTGAGCGTCAGGTCGAGTGCCGCACGGTTCTCCTCGACATGGGCCGTGCCGGCCGCCTTGGGAATGGCGAGGACGTCGTCGCGGCGCAGCACCCAGGCCAGTGCGATCTGGGCGGGGGCCGCTCCCCGGGCGGAGGCCAGGGAGGTCAGTGCCTCGTGGCCCAGGAGCCGGCCCTGTTCCACGGGCGAGTAGGCCATCAACGGGACCGCGAGTTCCCGGCAGCGGGGAAAGAGGTCGTGCTCCGGGCCGCGGCGGGTGAGGTTGTAGAGCACCTGGTCGGTCTGCGGGCGGGCGCCTTCGGGCAGGTCGGCGAGGTCGTCGACGTCGAAATTGCTCACTCCCCAGGCGCCGATGCTGCCCTGCGCCACCAGGGACTCCAGGGCCTCGACGGTCTCGTCGAGGGGCACGCTGCCGCGCCAGTGCAGCAGGTAGAGGTCGATCCGGTCGGTCCGCAGCCGGCGCAGGCTCGCGTGGCAGGCGTCGACCGTGCCTCTTCTGTCGGCGTGGAAGGGCAGCACCTTGCTCACGAGGAAGGCTTCGTCCCTGCGGCCGTGCACCGCCTCGCCGACCAGTTCCTCGGCGGCGCCGTTCCCGTACATCTCCGCCGTGTCGATCACGCTCAGCCCCAGGTCCAGGCCACACCGCAGAGCGGCGATCTCCTCGGCGCGCCGCGCGGGGTCGTTGCCCATGTGCCAGGTGCCCTGCCCGAGAGCGGGCACCCGCACACCGGAGGGAAAGGTCACCGTGCGCGTGCGGGTCATGGTGTGCTCCTTCGCCGTCCTCGTCCTCGACGGCCGTCACGGTCACGCGGTCGCGCCGTCGGGTGGTGGTCAGGTGGTCACGCGGTTCTCATGATCGCAGCCGGGTGTGCGCGGCGGGTTCCCCGGCGGTGGTGCGGCGGGGGGCCGCGCCGGGCGGTGCCCCGCGCCTCCTCCCCCACGGCCGGCCCTCACCCCGCCGCCACCGCCCGTTCCGCGACGCCCAGGGCGGCGGCCATGATGCTCAACTGCGGGTTCACCTCGGGGCAGCCGGGCAGCAGCGAACCGTCGGCGACCAGCACCCCGCGCACCCCGCGCAGGCGTCCCGCCCCGTCGGCGGGGCAGCGCTGGGCATCCGCCCCGGCGGCCACGGTTCCGGTGGGGTGGAAGGCGGAGAGGTGGAGCCGGCGGGCGCTCACGCCGTCCAGCAGGGCGGACAGCTCGGGCAGGGAGCGGGCGCGCGGCGCGGTGGGAATGCCGGTCAGCACCTCCCGGGCGCCGGCGGCGAAGAGCAGTTCGCCCATGGCCCGTACGGCGGTCATCAGGCGGCCCGCGTCGCGGGGATCGAGGTCGTAGCGGAGCAGCGTGCGGTCCCGGCCCAGGACCCGGCCCGAGGGACGGTCGGCGATCATGGCGCCGAGGGTCGCCAGCCGGTCCGCGGTGTCCACCTCGCGGCGCAGCGCGCGGCCGGCGCCGGGGAGCACGAAACTGCCCATGCCCGGTGGGGTGGCGGTCGCCTCGATGAGGATGCCGCCGCGGTGCAGTTCCTCGACGCCGACGCTCTGCAGCACCCCTTCCCAGGCCGTCACCGGCTCGGCGAAGCGGCCCGCCACGCTGGTCGCCGGATGGACGCTGAGGTTGCGGCCCAGCCGGGGGTGGGTGCCCAGCCCCGAGCGGCGCAGCAGCGGCGGCGACTGCAGCGCGCCGGCCGCGACCACCACCAGCGGGCTCAGGATCTCCAGTTCGCCGCCGTCCGGACGCTCGACGGCCACCCCGGCCGCACGCGGGCCACCGGGCCGGTCGGTGTCCACGAGAACGCGCCGCACCCGCGCCCCGGTGACGATCCGGGCCCCGGCGGCGCAGGCGTCGGGCAGCACCGAGCGCTGCACGCTCTGCTTGGCGCCGGTGGGGCAGCCCACGACGCACTGGCAGGAGCCCTGGCAGCCGGGGGCGTTGCGGCGCAGCGGCGCGGCCCGCCACCCGAGGCGCTCCGCCCCGGCGAGGGTGAGCAGCCCGTTGTTGCCGAGGACGTCGAGGGGCTGGGTGGCCACGCCCAGGGTGCGCTCGGCCTCGTCGAGGTGGGCCGCGAAGCCGTCGGCGAGGTCGAGTCCGAAGGCGGTGCGCCAGCGCTCCAGCACATGGTCCGGGGTGCGGTAGCAGGTGCCGGAGTTGACGAGGGT comes from the Streptomyces angustmyceticus genome and includes:
- the uriT gene encoding uridine transporter UriT, whose amino-acid sequence is MNVSTTQRPVAATGGGSGVRIGVLVTALLAACFAFQLNASMLSPALKNIEDTLGASSAEIGLTQTAFFTSAALFSLFLPRLGDVVGRRRVLAGMLALMVVGCVVAALATSVPVLFAGRVIQGVCGPVVPLCLIMLRVEVKEPKRYGTLLGVITAVNGGIAGVDSLAGGYLADRHGFGSVFWAMAVVAALAAVLVATLTPESKAPTATRMDWPGVALLVVSVGSLLIALNEAGKLAAANWPLIAVLLVLSAAAFALFWRTEDRSGHPLVATRHLKQRATWATLLTTVLTMTGVFAVMNGLIPAFAQDAQAGLGMSAEASAWWTLSPYALAGLAMGPLAGRLAATFGYGRVLRCGLVGSVATVVLMLLTMHSHARILLLVTSVLVGIAYAGVANIVLNGLGIVLSPAENPGFLPGLNAGAFNLGAGLSFAVLYAVKTAATPADPSSAGGYTAGMIAGVVILAAAIATSFLIPKPVAAEAQD
- a CDS encoding baeRF2 domain-containing protein, whose amino-acid sequence is MRLSLLKPVIDRPGPWASVYATVPQSSEDTAKQQELTASATTAQLFALGADEATCGAVHEALLTRREGDTGAHAGRVLFAAHGAIVLDTPLPGPPAMPFAAWGPVPRVTPLLAAIGDDPVCLVVRLDRNGADFALLGERGGADGAGRTFPRASADGSSERHFRTDPANSWEHNAGEIADAVRAAFERSGAEAVVLVGEERDRHLVHDKLPEPLRALTCESTHGGRAPGAESALVDRDIAQVRAVQEREHIAQVTDRFRTGAGPGNKSAPHAAAGIPALVEAAREHRIDTLLVSPHGADIARQVWVGADADQLAVRGTELTYLGEERPAVARADDALVRSAAATGADIVVVRDPERAPSGGLGALLRGTVDATPD
- a CDS encoding DUF2795 domain-containing protein, coding for MVMEHGTDKTGPARDDVMKRQLRGQLTAERSLRTDEEHELQPAGEDQPVAAWSPESDFRGGTPSGMSERDVGLRSELAQHLGRSLYPADKNAIIETLRRNNAPDRLVAMAERLPAHERFGNVQSIAEAVGIATEHRRA
- a CDS encoding DUF5709 domain-containing protein; the encoded protein is MSDDAMGDEVYQPPRSDPQDNPNDLDMEDALDEPDLDETLDTGYSPPERPFVVNHDGTTARELHDRETLDHRLAVEVPDVCAPDGDGIGDLPGGVGEPTDLECGEERAGRLVGSDEGFWRGGSNDIAARDVGIDGGAASAEEAAVHIARDNAGDGDREV
- a CDS encoding NAD(P)/FAD-dependent oxidoreductase, giving the protein MIVGAGFAGFECARTLSRLAKGAAEIVLLNPHDYFLYVPLLPEVAAGLLEPRRVAVSLTGSLPGTRLVLGQAHGVDLDARRVHYTDPEDEEGSLSYDRLVLTVGSVNKLLPVPGVAEHAHGFRGMPEALYLRDHITRQIELAGAAGDPAERSARTTFVVVGAGYTGTEVAAHGVLFTDALAKQNVGLRDGPRPRWLLVDVADRLLPGLDERLSHSADRVLRSRGVDVRTRTSVKEATSDGVLLDDGEFVPSRSLVWCVGVRPDPLVDSLGLPTDKGRLCVDEFLGVPGRPEVFACGDAAAVPDLTRPGEVTPMTAQHAQRQGKAAALNVAASCGQGARRAYEHRDLGFMVDLGGVQAAANPFHIPLSGPLAGALTRGYHLLAMPGNRIQVAADWILGAVLPRQGVHLGLVSSWSVPLDTASPEVPRLPGGKTGRS
- a CDS encoding Asp23/Gls24 family envelope stress response protein, with translation MTEFAERGSRNTGNLGRTTIADGVVAKIAFLAATESEGVHALGSGFSRSVGALRKRVPGGGTTTTHGVKVEVGEKQAAVDLDLVVDYGEVIPDVGRGVRQNVISAVETMTGLQVVEVNIAVSDVWLPEEEEGEPERVQ
- a CDS encoding class I SAM-dependent methyltransferase, coding for MPHDSTIPDHAYWDARYTESDRMWSGRPNAPLVRETAGLIPGTALDLGCGEGADAVWLAEQGWHVTAVDVSRVALDRAARHARETAADAAHRIDWQWCDLASSFPAGSFDLVSAHFLHSPSDMPRDEILRKAASAVAPGGILLVVGHAAAPTQDHGPHPDLHFPTPDEVLAALGLPDGEWEVLRNEEHQQAMTGPDGRPGTRTDNTLKLRRVPA
- the ctaD gene encoding aa3-type cytochrome oxidase subunit I, which translates into the protein MTAVQQTESPRPARRRRNAGRVVVDWLTTTDHKTIGTLYLGTSFAFFMVGGVLALAIRAELARPGLQILSNEQFNQAFTMHGTIMLLIFATPLFAGFANWIMPLQIGAPDVAFPRLNMFAYWLYLFGSLIALSAFITPAGAADFGWTAYTPLSGPLRSPGTGGDLWVMGLAFSGFGTILGSVNFITTIICMRAPGMTMFRMPIFTWNILLTAVLVLLAFPVLAAALLVLEADRKFGAQVFDAANGGALLWQHLFWFFGHPEVYIIALPFFGIVTEIFPVFSRKPIFGYIGLVAATISIAGLSVTVWAHHMFVTGAVLLPFFSFMSFLIAVPTGVKFFNWIGTMWHGSLSFETPMLWAIGFLVTFLFGGLTGVLLASPPMDFHVSDSYFVVAHFHYTVFGTVVFAMFAGFYFWWPKFSGRMLDERLGKIHFWTLFIGFHLTFLIQHWLGVEGMPRRYADYLASDGFTTLNTISSIGSFLLGLSVLPFLYNVWKTAKYGKKETLDDPWGYGRSLEWATSCPPPRHNFTTLPRIRSESPAFDLHHPDVAALENARKAARRAALRPGEPRGTGRPPGDGPR
- a CDS encoding aldo/keto reductase, which produces MTRTRTVTFPSGVRVPALGQGTWHMGNDPARRAEEIAALRCGLDLGLSVIDTAEMYGNGAAEELVGEAVHGRRDEAFLVSKVLPFHADRRGTVDACHASLRRLRTDRIDLYLLHWRGSVPLDETVEALESLVAQGSIGAWGVSNFDVDDLADLPEGARPQTDQVLYNLTRRGPEHDLFPRCRELAVPLMAYSPVEQGRLLGHEALTSLASARGAAPAQIALAWVLRRDDVLAIPKAAGTAHVEENRAALDLTLTDDDLRFLDDAFPPPSGKQPLELL